The Tessaracoccus aquimaris sequence GACGATGCTGTTGAGCAGGTAGGAGCCGAACTCGGATTTCTGGAAGAGGCTCGTGTAGTTGTCGAGCGTGAACTGCCTTGGCCAGTACCGCACGGGATACTCGGCGATCTGGTTGGCAGGCTTGAACGACGTCAGCAGGATCCAGTAGAGCGGGAAGATCGTGATGATGAGCCAGAACCCGAGCCCGACGATCCGGATGGCCGACAGCCACCGTGGGTCTTTGCTGATCATGACGTGCGCTCCCTGTTCAGCAGCATGAGATACATCCCGGTGAACACGACAAGCACGCCCATGATGATGAATCCGAGAGCCGAGGCGAGCCCGTACTCGCCCTGCTGTGTGTACTGGATCATCCAGGTGGTGGCGATCTGCGTCTGGTCGCCAGGCCCGCCACCGGTCATCGCGTAGATGATGTCGGGGAAGTTGAAGATCCAGATGATGCGCAGCAGCACTGTGAGCACCAAGGTGCTGCGGATGGTTGGGATTGTCACGCGGGTGAGTGTCTGCCAGCGTCCGGCGCCGTCGAGCGCTGCTGCCTCGTACAGTTCGTCGGGCACCGACTGGAGGGCCGCGAGGATCATGATCGAGAAGAAGGTGACGCCGTACCAGATGTTGGCGACGATGACGGCGACGAGCGCCAGGTCCGGGTTGGCGAGCCAGGGAACCGGCTTGCTGACGATTCCGATGCGCATCAGGAGGTCGTTGACGACCCCGAACTCGGAGTTGAACATCCACCGGAAGAGGATGCCGATGAGGAAGCCGGAGACGGCCCACGGGTAGAAAACGACCGCCTGGTACAGGCCCCTGAAGCGGAACTTCTTGCGGAGCCCAAGGGCGATGAGGAACCCGATCAGGAGTTGTGGGACGAGCGAACAGACCACCCAGATCACCGAGTTCAGCATCACCTTGCCGAACATCGGGTCGGCGATGAGGGTCTGGAAGTTGCCGAGGCCGACGAACGGGGTACTGGT is a genomic window containing:
- a CDS encoding carbohydrate ABC transporter permease, which produces MAFRKWSLWDLTSTPFVGLGNFQTLIADPMFGKVMLNSVIWVVCSLVPQLLIGFLIALGLRKKFRFRGLYQAVVFYPWAVSGFLIGILFRWMFNSEFGVVNDLLMRIGIVSKPVPWLANPDLALVAVIVANIWYGVTFFSIMILAALQSVPDELYEAAALDGAGRWQTLTRVTIPTIRSTLVLTVLLRIIWIFNFPDIIYAMTGGGPGDQTQIATTWMIQYTQQGEYGLASALGFIIMGVLVVFTGMYLMLLNRERTS